The following is a genomic window from Solanum stenotomum isolate F172 chromosome 4, ASM1918654v1, whole genome shotgun sequence.
ACCAGAAGAACTATGTTTCCCCAActgtatttttttgttttaatatgCTTGTAGCTTTCTCTATATCTGGGATTACCTATGAAGTAGAATCTGCACGTCGAGGCTCAGACGTGCAGATCCATCAAATGCAGTTGGGTATTCCTTCTTAAGAGGACAGGACACAAACCCTTTGGCTCTTGCTAGCCAGGGAAAAACAGCctttcaagattcaatcttttcCTTTCTGGTTACGAGGCATCGCTTTGGAGTGTCAAAAGCTAGCATGACATGATTATGAGAACATGAAGTGTCAGGGTATGGAATCCCAGAATGAGGCTGATCCAGCTTAAATGAGATATGATAGCATCTTTATGACTAACATATTCTTGACAATACATTATCTTCATTTAGCTCCGAATTGTAATCTCTAATGAAAAATACAGCTCCATGAGCAAGAGGCTTTGCAGATACaggaaaaatgaagagaaaaacTAGTACTAGAAATCCATCATAATAAACATAGTCAAAAGCTGAATTGGTATTATAACGATAAAAGGCAAAAACCAAAAAGTACAAGGGCAGCAGAACCTGCTTGGAACATCGAATGTAGCATTCTTGTCATAATAGCTCTCTCTATTTAGGGGAAGAAGACACACCTGATACAGAGTTAGAGAACAAACATGGCAAATACCACATGATAAAAGATTGAGTTTTACAATGATACAGTAAAAGTGCTCCATTCATGCCTTAGGCTTAGATTCACCTCCTTGTAAACTCGCTGACAAGGATAGTTACCCGCTCCAAGCAGACAACTGAGTGATCTTATCAATCTACAGCTCTGCAGAAAACCACTAAAGAAGTAGCTTTGGCGCTCCAATGCATTGtcaaattaaatttcatatttagttCTCAAGTAGGCATTAGCTCTAGCTTTTCTTGGCTGTCGCTGGACTCTGAGGCAGACATCATCCGTTTTTCTTGCTCTAAATCATAGACTTTGTCTGTCATACCTTCTTTTCTATATGCCTCAGCCATAACAGTGTAAGTTGTGTCATCTGGTTGGAATCCCTTATCTTTCATTCGCTTGAAAACTCTCTCCATCTCCAATAAGTCCTCTGCCTTTGCACAAGCATAAATAACAGAACTGAAAAAGGAATTGTTTTCAGGGATCTCCAACTTCCCAGCTAATTGGACAGTGCTGATCACCTTAGGAAAAAGGCCTGCATTTGCATATCCTCTAATGAGGCAGCAAAAAGTCTTGGTGTCACCTTTAGCGCCTTCAGCACGCATTTGATCAAATGTGTACTCCATATGCTTTGCATCACCTATATCTGAAAACGCTTCGATGACGTTGTTGTAAGTCGATGTTGTCCAAGGAAATGAAAGTTTACGCATGTACTCCATCACCGATGACATCTTATCGTACATTCTTTTCTTCCCATAAGCACTAATAAGGATATTAAATGTTCGTGTCTCTGGCTCAATACCGAAACTACAAAACTTTTCATACCATCTCTCCATCATTTCAACTTGCCCCTTGTTGCCAAATAAGCTCAGGATTGTGTTCATTGTCCATATATCAGGTCTGCTGTCTGTGCTCTCAAGCATTCCCAAAAGCACTTTCTCCATCTCTTCATATTTCCCCGCTCTCCCGTAACCACTCAAGACTATATTTTGAGTGACAGTGTTAGGAACTATGGAACGTTCAGTCATTTGTTCATAAAGAGAGTCAACCAGATCAAACCGGGATGCATCCACACATGCCTTAATCAATATACTGTATGTATAAACATTTGGCTGACAATAAGGGAGCTCAATCATCTGTTGAAGAATCGCAAATGCCTTGTCAATTATGTTGCTTCTACAGTAAGCACCAACCAAGGCTGTATAGAATTCTGGTGTGGGTTCCAATCCCTCTTCAATCATTGTATCAAAAAGTTGTTGTGCTTTCCCTGGTTGCCCGCATCTCCCAAGAAGTACAAGAAGCTTCATATATGTACTTTCTTTCGATTGATAAAAGGGTTGTTCCTTTAGCATCTCAAATACCTAGAGGCAAAAACGCATTGTATTATCTAAACCATATGTTTGGAAGTTGGAAGAAAAACAGAAGAGAGTTAGAGACATCCAATTGGGAAATAAATCAGCAATAAAAGCACCAAGGAGTTcttatacaaaagaaatattcaaATGCAAGCCCAAAAAACAATGAGATGCAGTAAGATAACTTAAGAAAAGAGGTATCCGTCCATTTACCTTTGTATTTTTTGGTAATAgggagtctttttttttttttttgaaactggtaactttGGGAATAGGAAGTCTTGAGGACAACTTATTTGCACAAACTGCAAGTGAGCTCTTTGATATTTCAGAAAAAAGTGATACTCCGGGTTCAGGTTCTTAATTTATGTTTTCGAGAGTGAAATCTATCCAAATGAGGAGCTTAACGTACTCAGGGTGGTTCTGCATGAAGTGAATACTCCAGCTTTGAACAGTATCGATCAGAATGCATCTCATTATCCACCAGTGTTATCAAAAGCGCAAAGCACATAAGCACAAATACATATGTGTAGTCTAAGATTAATAATCACAGcatgaataataaatatataaacagAAGAACTGAAAGAAAATTAATGTTAAGAGAAACATCAATTGTTTGGTATCGCATCTTCAGGATTCTGCTCATTAACAAGGAAAAGTATGCCTTAGAATTTAGATCCTAGATGGAGACACTAAAGCACCCATAAAGCAAAGCTCTATACATGCTTAGCACCTCACTTCAGGTCATAAACTCTTAAGTGCACTTTTGAGGCGTTGACAACACTGTTATCCATGGACAAGATACTCGTTAAAAGAACAAAGATCCATGGACAACTTCAGAgctcttctctattttcttaATGAACTCCACGTCaagtcaaaatcagacaaacaGATTGAAACGAAGAGTATAACAACAATATCTAACTATTCGCATCGCCTCAATGGTTCCTTCATTTCCATTATGCTTTTCTAGCTAACTCTACATAGATTTTAAGCAAAAATCATCATGGATTTCTCAATCAACAAGACAGCTTAAAAAAAGTACCTTTACAAGAAAT
Proteins encoded in this region:
- the LOC125862859 gene encoding pentatricopeptide repeat-containing protein At3g06430, chloroplastic-like is translated as MANNSVSLSSSSSLFPSPLILPAGGNIRRLFDFRRPLAAVICCRASSSVAFPKKKHWKQGEYPGFTEQSGFKNSKRTPIKNIKKKLDRKSNATAWVNTITEALSEYIEKKQWVQALEVFEMLKEQPFYQSKESTYMKLLVLLGRCGQPGKAQQLFDTMIEEGLEPTPEFYTALVGAYCRSNIIDKAFAILQQMIELPYCQPNVYTYSILIKACVDASRFDLVDSLYEQMTERSIVPNTVTQNIVLSGYGRAGKYEEMEKVLLGMLESTDSRPDIWTMNTILSLFGNKGQVEMMERWYEKFCSFGIEPETRTFNILISAYGKKRMYDKMSSVMEYMRKLSFPWTTSTYNNVIEAFSDIGDAKHMEYTFDQMRAEGAKGDTKTFCCLIRGYANAGLFPKVISTVQLAGKLEIPENNSFFSSVIYACAKAEDLLEMERVFKRMKDKGFQPDDTTYTVMAEAYRKEGMTDKVYDLEQEKRMMSASESSDSQEKLELMPT